In Caloenas nicobarica isolate bCalNic1 chromosome 22, bCalNic1.hap1, whole genome shotgun sequence, the genomic window CAGAGCTAGAAACTCCAAACCTATTGAATTGATACAAGAATTTAGTCAACTTCTGACAAATTCAGTAAATGCATGAACTTCCTTTTTCAAACTTAAATGTAACTTCCATGgatgtgtttgttttgatttttgtctccAGGACAATGATCTGGAAGACAGCCATTGTGCTTCTAGTGATCTTACTGACTGCTGGCTGTATGAGGACTCCCGGTCTGGCACAGGTTCAGCAGCATCAGGCAGTGGATCAGCTTTATCTGGCTCTTTAGGCTCTGGCTCCAATAAGACTTCTGGTTGTGGCACAGGTAGGGAAGTTCAAGATTTGGATCTTTGGCGCTTTGCTAATACGTTGGTAATTCATAACAAGATACTGTAATGGGAAGCCCAGTAAGAGGATCTGTAGTCTTTACTTTTCACAGACTTTCAGTGTTTGAAGCAAAGTTTGTTTCAGTCACTGTAGTTGGAAATGGGAATCTATCTAAGAAGCTATTCCTTTAACGTGTAGGTCACACTTTCATTTTGCTCATTATGACTTCTCTCTGCATTAAATATTGGCTTACATCTTGTTTCAGTAAAGGTAGATCCGCCTAGAGCAGGACTTTTTGAAACAGAAGCGGAGAAGCTGAGCTGATTAATTTTGAGAAGAGTGAATAGAGCTTTGGAGATATCAAATAACTTAATAAAATGCACTTTGTCTTTGAATTCTCAATAGGTTGCAATCACTTGCTAGAGCAGTCATTTGGGAGTACCCGTGTTCATGTTGCAGAACTAGCTTGCAAGAATACACTGGTATTCTGTTACTTTTTGTGCTGGATTACTAGGATTTCTCAGGCatctgtgttcattttttttcatgctaatTTTCAGCAGGTAGTGGGAAAAGCACTAAGTATTTTGCCAGTAATGATTGTTCTGAAGCTTCCAAAGAAGAGAAGAATTgggaagcaggagaaaaagggaCAGCTCATAAATCCAAACCTGAGTCAGCCTGGGTGATGATGGATCACACACCTGAGCGAGTTCTAATGACTTACCAAATGCCAGACAGGTTGGAAAACATCAACAATTTCTGAAATGTAGTTTGGAATTGTGCATAGAACTGTGGAATTAAAAATGAGACTATGGAAGTGCATGTGCGAATGAAACTCCAAAGTGTATTAATTTAGTCTTTATTTTAAGccctgtttatttccttttgtcgTCTTTTGCCATTCCCCCTCTCAGTTAAAATATGGTAACGTGTAACCTTTTTGCTGAAGTGTTAAGGGGTTTGGTTGTTGTCCTGTACTTTGAATGCATGAAGGGGTAAAAATACGTGTTATTTGCAAGTTGCTTGCAATTATCTTATATATAATGTGTAATGAAattccacatttaaaaaaaaaataataaaaccacaccaaacacaaaaaaccccaacaaaaacaagaaccaaaaaacccctgacAGCTAGACCAGTTGTTGAAAGAAGGCTCACAAAGCAAAGAAGGTGTGACAAAGTATAGTTATTTTTCAATGGCTGATGCTCCTAGACTTCAGCCATAGATGCTGGTGAAGAGACTCTCCCATAGTGATTGTAATCAGTGCCTGCCTTGCTTCATTTAGTACAGCTGTGTTCACAGGTGTCTGTTGCCTGCAGAATTAAAGAGGAAGTTTTGAAGGAGGATCTGGAGAAGCTGACAGTcatgcaaaagcagcagccatGGTTTACAGAGGGGCAAAagaaggagctggcagaggtgcaTACGTGGATCCGGACCCAGACTGTCCCACTGCAAATCACCACCCAGGTAAGGAGTTGTGGAAGGAATCGACAGCTTGTTCTCTGGCCAGAGGCAGTGCCAAATCCTTAATGAGCAGCTTCCTTGTAAAGCTGAAAGGCAAGTCAAGGAAGTCACATGACTTTAAATCTGAAAGCTGAAACTGTATGTTCCACTAACCGAAGAATTCATTTCTGAGACAAGATAGGGTTGGAGGTGCAAGtatctgtttctgaaaataagataTCTGTACAATCTCTGCTTTTAGGGAGATTTCAGCCCCATTGATGAGAGGTTTCAGGAGATTGCAACATGCTATCAGGATTTGACTCTTTGAAATACACTcataaaaagaagaatttaaattactgtgtttttgttccattttaaaGGGCTGTGCTACATGTGACATTAGGGAAGCAAGCTGTGAGGCTGCAGTGGCTGATGACAATATGGAAAACAAGGGAAAATCGCTTCCACTCCTGCAACGTTGAAGGCATCAGCACTTGTGTCAGTAAAACTACTTGGTGTGATTCCCATTCTTTGTTCCTCTGGCTTTGCCATAACACATACTTGTGGTGAATCTGTCTGGCTGTCTCTTCGCAACATGAGCAGTCGCACGTGTGACACTCAATCTTCCTCCATTCCTCTCTGCTCCCGGCATGACTTTGAAAGAGTTCTTCGCTGGGAGGCTGTTTCCCTTCCTGACCTCACAGACTTGACGCAGAATGGGTTATGTTTCTAGCTTTTTATTGCTCAATGATGAGCAAAATACTaaggttttttgggtttggtacTTTTAATATCAATTCAGTTACAATCTTCTTCATTAAAACTTATTtcaagaaaagttattttttacagaattttaagTTTTCTAGGCTAATTTGTCTCAGGCAGTGttcttttggtttggtgggtttttttaatagtatgCTTGCCTGCTTTGTTTATACCTGTTTCTTTCTATTTATGCTTAAGgtgcatttctttatttatctTTCAGTTTTTTCACCTTGAACTTGTTTCTTATTGTGTTATAGATCAGCAGAGGGCCACACATCCTCAGTACTTTTTGTGTTTGAACTTAAAGCACTTCTTAAAACAAGAGAATTGATTAGGTGATTACATCTAGCACGTTATGTACTCAAGTAGGAAAACGTGGGCAGTACCGTATAGCTTTTCTAGTCTTTTTTCAGGACTTTCCAAATACGGTATTCTGCTTTATAACTATACTGCCGAAAATATTTGCTCTAAAACATGTAATAAGATGCTTTGTGTATATGTCCTTTTCTTAATCAGGAAGCTTTTTAACTAAATTGTCAATAGATGCACTAGAATCCTTTCTAGCTAGCTGTGCTTAAATTAAAATGACTGCTTTAATGTGTTTTGAGACGTAGTGACGTAGATTTATTTGAGGACTCCAGGTAAGGATGGTCGTCTCTTTCAAAAGAGTTTAAAAGTGTAAGCCAGAAGGAAAGTTTAGATAATCAATTATTTTGCTGTATATTATTTccactgtttattttctgagtaTGAAAATGAGATGGTTTGTGATGTCTTAGCAGACATACACGTCATCCTTTTTATGAAACAGTGGGACTTTGTTTAGGAGAATGGTCACATGTACCTAACACCTGAATAATGGTTTTTTATCCATAGGTCTGGAAACGTGTCAAAACGATGACTATTGTTATCCCAGTTGTAtaaaaagaggcagaaacacAAAGGACTTACACAGATGCATACCCCCAGTTCATACCAAACCCAGGAGTGTAACTTGGGGATCTTCACCCACTGTATCCTGTGCATCTTTGCTACAAGTGGTCAAGATTCTGATTTGTACATAGAAGCTTGATCATACTAAATGTCTTTCCTGTTTGGAGATGTTAGCCCTTTTATTACCACCTGCTACTATGAATTTGTGCCCAGTAGGATCATATAGCAACAGAAATCCTAGGTAGTTTTTGTAGTGCTGTGAACACCATGCCATCCGATCGTATGTAATGGTTGTGCGTGTGCCCAAGAGTTTGAATTAGAAGTCTGTAATCCTGTCTAGATCTTAGGTACAAGATTCCTCATCTGGGGCTACACGAGTCCTGGGTTATGGAAAAAGTTATGGTATGGCAGAAGAATGTAAGAGGGATGAAGAGGGCAATCAATGTCCTGTGTGACAATGAAGCTGAATTATTCGCTTAAAAACGCAAATGCTTAAAAGCACAAATGGTCTTGGCTGCAAAACCAGGTTTAGCTACTCTTTATCCCCCTAGAACCACAATATCTTGTAATCAAATGCCTTATCAAGCCTTTTGGGAAGGGCCTAGTTTCCAGACGTTTTTCAGGAACTGCTGGTAGTTTTTACTTCAGCTTATATTAATCTTTCAGTCTTTGTAGTTCCGTGGAGTAGCTGAAGTGAGATCCAGTTCTGATGTGAAAGACCAATGGAGTAAATATTGCAGCCAGATTTGCACGTGCAGTTTTGTTTATGTGACTTTATTTTGCCTGGCATAATTAAAATGTTCCAGACAGTTTAGAGCTGCTTGAAAGGTGAAGGTTTTTGGTGGTCAGAGGAAAAACACACAGGTACAGTAATGATGCCGTTACTACCCCCTGTGGGGGTGTCAGCAGTTTGGAAACCCTTGGTGGTGGATTTCGCTGGCAATTTTTTTGGTTATATTCATAAATAcagaattatgtttttaaaagattagttgatgtgcaaatattttcatggcATTGCTATGAACAGGAGGCACCCTAGTGTACTTTTACAGTATGCAATAAGTATTTGCTGAATGAGTAATGTGTTGGTAAATTTATATTCCAGCTGAATTGAGTTTTAAATTGCAATCTAATGAGTTTTTACATCAGTTGATaggaatattttattgaaataatattCAGCTGTGGTTGAATTTACAGTTGTGATTTTAACTGTACACTTTAAAGGAGCGTCTggtttttataaataaaattgaaaaatatgctGCAAGGAACTGTTTCAAGTGTGTATTTACTTTTGTTGTTGGTAATTTCTAGAAAACagacttttaagaaaatattagttacttttttttctgattgtgCATAGGTGTTGAGGTGGTTGGTACAGTGAAAATGGTCGTGTGGTGGTCATTCATACTGTTTTGTGGCGGTTTTTAATCTCACTCTACCTTGCCCACTTCAGGACATGTTATTTCCTTTCTAATTGCATCCTACAAAGAAGGGCAAGTACCTTTTGAATGTGAAGGATTGTATTTGGATGTGTAGGCTGTTGGGGTTGGGCATGCAGGATTTAAAGCTTCTAtctgtgctgatttttttagaaaaggtaAATAATAAACACCCTTGGGGCTCCTCAGCCCCACCATGCTAAAATTTGTGTTCTAGAGGAAGTACAAAGGAACAGCTCATAGATTTAATTTGCAGGGGAACCTGCCTGAGATCTCTTCATGTTGCATATTTATCTCTTTGTCCTATTACTTCCTCTTGTGCTGAACTCTAAGAAAACACTACACTGCTCACAGCATAATTGCAAAACATCAAGAATTTATTAATCTCAAGTAGCATAGAGTCTAAAGTTAGGAGCTGTCTTTGTGgtttttcattctcattttagATCAAGCAACTCTATATACATGTTTTCAGACATCTGTATAAATTATGCAGCCAAAGTCGGGGAGGGTTTCTTCATCTGTTTACACGCAATATTTCCAGAAGCACTCAGAAAGATTACCACGTTTCTTGTATTGTTTCCTGTCCTTGGTCAAGAAGCGGCCCAGCAAAGCGATTCGAGGATGATTTCCGTAGGAAGCCTGAAGTCAAACAGCATTAGAGAGGTTACTGTTGGATGGTAAACGTTCCCAGCAGGAAAGTAAAGCGCGCTCTTCAGTGCCTCGACTGATCACCCAGTGCCGTGTTCCGACTGGAAGGGAAGTGCCCAGTGTGCCCTGTGGTGGTAGGTGGTGCACTAAAGTTAGTCCCTGTCTTCTGCCTTTAATTCAGCAGGCAAGTGAACAGGAATGATGTTCTCCATTTGCCTAATGCTTCATAACAAGTCTGATAATACTGTGCAGCTTGTGTTAAAGTAGGGGCGGAAATGACATGCAGCTAATACTAGTTCATGTACTGGCCTGGCCTGTCGTAGCTGGAAATTGGCCTTTATTTAGAAAGCTGgttttatggggaaaaaagtagAGGGTTTAGAATGAAAGGCTCTAGATTActtgctgttggttttggtgtggggttggttgtttgtttgtttgttttctctgtctaACAGCTAGGCGATTCCTGTTTTAAGAACACTGGCATACCTTAGTCCATACTGTTTATGAAGTCTGTGGATCTTAAATGATGTCTCAGTAACAATTCAGTGTAGTTTAAAATGTGgagtcttatttttcttgtttcattgaCAGATGGTGATTTACTTACCTCTTTGGTATTTTCCCTTGGGTTGTAGCTTCTGGGGCTAAGACCTGGTAGAGGGGAGACATAATGAAATACTTTACTGTTTAGAAATTGTGAACATCCGCAGCTCATTCTTGTGTGCCATAATGCTATAGCCAGCAGAGTCTTGACCGGGAATGTTCAGAGGACCAGCCAGaaagccctgctgctgcagcgtGGCCCGTTCTTGTGGCACACAATTCCAGCAGGATCTGGGACTCTGCAGATGCAAACTGCACTGTCCTCTTCACCAGGTATCTGTTATGGCTGTTGGCCCCCAAACCATCTATTGCTATTGATTCCGCACTTTCTGTTGCTGTGGTAAATCCTCACCTGCTTTGTCATCTTCAGTCAGGGTGCCCAAGAGCTCTGGCAGAAAGTGAAGCAGGGAAGTGCTTCCTAGGCTGCCCAGCTGCTCCAGATTTAATCTTGAATCTTCATCAGCTGCAAATGGAACATGACAGAAATGGGCATATGGTAAGAGTCTTTTGCTTTGAATCACTATTTCAATCTGTCTCAAATGATTTCTGAGGACAATTGCAAAGGACAGTGGGGTTTTTGATATAAGACTCTGAAGAAGAATATTGTAACTTCCCTGTGCTATGCAGAGGCAATTCATATGTGTAGCCTTGTGTTATTTCATAATTCAGAGCACTGTTAGCAGGTAAATTTGCTTTGAGATTTAGAACAAACCAACGCTCTTTAATACAGTTCTACTTCTGTCTTACCCAGCCCGGAAACTCTTTATATTGGCAAGGGAGATTTAATAAGCCTAATGGATGTCTTCAAACAAATGCAGTAATTGTTGCAGCCAGCGTGTGCAGCCTGTGATGCAATGGATGTTATCCATACTGAGTCAGGGTTGCCTGTAAATGCAAGTTACATAGTGGAAGGCTGGCTTGAGAAGATGCTGGCTTAGCGAGTCCaagattttcaaagcaaactaAGGACTCCTGGTGCCGCTAAGCCAGCACAACAGCTGTTGCACCTGCAAAGCAGGTAAGAACAGCCACTTTTTAATTGTCAGCTTTATGCAATAGCTTTGGGTTAGATTTGCCTGTTGTTTCAGAACTCATTTAAGAAAGTCTTCAGCACAGGTCAGGTCTGGTGACAGTAACCTTCCAGACTCTGTTGTGCATTTTTACTGAGACATTTCAGTCTTGGACTTATAGTATGATTTCAGACTTTGAGGACAGCTTTTCAAGCAAAGATTTATTCTTTCACTGGACTGAATGGAATCTGCATTAGTGCAAACAGATAGTATGCTCAATACCTTGCTGGTTTTTGTAGTATAAGACAGACTTGCCTGTTCTTGATCTAAGTAGAACTGCATTAATCTTTGCATAGGTTTCcctcttttaaaacttcagttaaGCATAGCTCATTTTAAAGCTTGGCAAGTGGGGAGGAAGTACAACCAAGTTTCTTTAAATTACCCAATGCCTACTGATGCTGCTTCAAAGGCAGATGCTGCATGCGCCAGCTCTCACTTGGTGCTAGGAGGCTCAGGTACCTTTGCTTCCTGGATCtcaaagcagcaggaagaaatatTTAGGGCACCCAAACTCCTAATTTTATAAGACTAGCACCCACTGATGATGTCACTTGTGCTGCCAGTGTCCTGAAGTAATTCCTGCTTTTTCTATAGCTGATCTGCACAGATAAAGGCCCCCTGGAAAACACACCTgcttctcttctggttttgctgctccagcccctgctttCTGACCATTAAAATCAGAAGAGTCTTACCTGAGAGCTGGTGAGACATCTCGCTGGCGTTGGTGATGGGGAGAGACAACAGAGGACAGGAGAAGCTGATGATAATGAGACAGCAGAATATTAGCTTATGCATCCTTGCTGTGTTGAATATATTTCGTCTTTGTCTACCCCTGTCACTCTGAACTGTCTGACTGTTGCCTCTGCTCCCAGTTTCACCCATTATATAGCTGCTCATGACCTCATAAATATCATCATGTTCTCTCcccctttcaaaaaaaaatccaatgaaTTTATTGCCCATTGATTCTAAATGGAAACCACTTTGCATTGATGTAATTTTTCAAGGTAACAGTTCATAGACAATAAATTTACTGTCTTATAGCTTGGTGTACAAAATGGATATTATA contains:
- the UTS2 gene encoding urotensin-2; this encodes MHKLIFCCLIIISFSCPLLSLPITNASEMSHQLSADEDSRLNLEQLGSLGSTSLLHFLPELLGTLTEDDKAGLSPRSYNPRENTKEASYGNHPRIALLGRFLTKDRKQYKKRGNLSECFWKYCV